TCCGCCCCGGCAAGTCTCTTATAAATCGTCTCCACCATCAGCGGAACCATCAGCATGACCTGCGGCTGGAACACGCCCATATTTTTCACCATGTGCAGCAGAGAATCGTTGATGCACACCGTTGTTCCCAGAGAGAAGCCCTTCAGCCAGTCCATTACCAGGCAGAATGCATGATGAATCGGGAGCACACTGAGCAGCACGCTTCCCGGCTCTGCGGTGTACTGCACAGATTTTACATTCTCCGCCAGATTCTTCTGTGTCAGCATAACGCCCTTGCTCTTGCCGGTTGTTCCGGAGGTAAAAATAATCGTCGCAATGCTCTCCGGGTCCGGTCTGTCCGCATCTGCCACGCTGCCTGCGCCGGCCGCCTTTAAGTCTGCCAGAGAAGTCACTTCTGCGCCGGAGGCATTACCTGGTTCCACAGCATCCTCCAGCATCCAGATTTTTTTAAGCTTCGGACATTCGTCCAGAATCTGCCCCAGAAGCCCCTTCTGCTTCGTGCTCAGAAAAAGACCAGCCGCATCGGAACGGTTAAGCAAATCCACAAGGTCCTCACCCGGAAGATTTGCATCCAGCGGCACGGCAACCGTATTTCCGGTGATAATGCCCAGATAGCTCTCCACCCACTCCGCAGAGCTGCTGCCAATCAGCGCAAGATGCGCTCCGGCAAATCCCTCCGCCAGCAGTCCTCTTCTCACCGCAGCGGCATTTTCCAGCAGCTCCCGGTAACTCATTTCCATGATTTCCTTTTTCTTCAGCCACTTGATTGCCGTAATCCCGGCATATTTTTTTCCGCTTTCCTCTATAATATCCCGAATCAGCATCCTCTTATTCCTCCTGTAATTTTTCCAGCAATGCGAGTGCTTCCGCCACCGTGAGAATCTTTACAACCTCTTCCTCTTCCAGCTCTACATCAAAGGTATCCTCCAGCTCGCCCAGAAAAGACATAAAATCCAGAGAGCTGAAGCCCAGGTCCTCACGAAATCTCATATCATTTGTCATATCCTCCGGCTTTACCCCGCAATACTGCGCCGCGATTGTCTTAAACTGCATTTCCTGTGTCATGATTTTCCCTCCATTTTCTTACTATATCTATTCTTCGTTTTCCGTATCTGCTCAGTATTTTCTATCTGCGCCATATTTTATTTATGCTGTATTTTATCTATGCTGTATTTTTATCTGCGCTGTGCTCTATACCTGCACCATGCTTTATACCAGCTCCATAATTTCTCCGATGCTCATATCCGGCTCGGCAATTCCCTTAAACAGAATGCGCATCATATAATAATACAGCAGTTCCATATCATGCTCGCAAAGCTGCGCTGTCTGATAATGATAAGAGAAGTTCATGCCTCCGTCCGGCGTATGTGACACGGTCAGATACATTTTCTTCGTCGCCGCGCCGTTCGCAAACCATTTCGCATGCTGTGAGATTCCGGCAAGATGCGGATTATCCATCTGCACCGGCATCGGCTGATAGGTAAGGTAACAGCTTTCATATGTTGTATTTTCCGGTGTGTGATATCTTCTCCGCATCTCTTCCTCAATCAGCGCCGGGTCGTAATTGCTGTGCATATAAATGCGGTTCTGGACGTTCTGGATTTCGTATGCCGCCGACAGAAAATCCGTCTCCGGCGAAATCACTGTCCGGCACGGGAACATAATCGTGCGGCTTCCTCCCGACGTCCATTCATCATGCGTGGAACGTCTGGAAATAAAGTTTTCAATGGTAATATCCTCCTGCCCGTTGTTCACCTTCGATAAATAAGTACGGATGCCCAGCAGCAGCAGATTTGTCATGGAAAGCTGATGATTCATACAGAAATCAATCAGATTTTTGGTCGGCTCCGGTTCCAGCCTGTAATCCTTCACTTCCACAAACAGGTTGTCCAGCTCGATATCCGCCGCCCGCAGCATTGGATTTTTGTGGCGTTTTCTTGCCGCTTCCAGAACGGAAGGTCCCTGAATATCCGAGTAGAGCGGCTCTCCCAGGGCATTGAGCTGGTCATCCCAGAATTTTTTGTCCTTCGCAAAGCGCTTCTCGTTATTCGCCCGCTTCAAATCCTTCGCCAGAACCGTCTCATAATCCGCCAGATCCTGCGGATACGCCGAACCGAAACGGTAATGCGTGTAAAGCTGCATCAAATCATTTATCATCACAACCAGACCGCAGGAATCAATCAGGCGATGGTCCATGTGGATAAAGAAACCATTATACCCGTCCGGCAGCTTCAGCATCGTCACATCGCAGAGCGGAATATCGTCGCCGTCAAAGGTTTCGTAAGCCCACTGCTGCATCAGATTATCCGCCTCCGCCATGCTCATGCCGGACAGATCCTTCATCGGAATATCCCGTGTATCCCTGTCCACAATATACTGCTTTATCCCGCCCTTTTCATCCGGCGCCGTAAAGCGTACTCTCATGCACCCGTAGCGCTCAGTTTCCAGTTGTATACATTTTTTCAAAAGTCCAAAATC
This is a stretch of genomic DNA from Marvinbryantia formatexigens DSM 14469. It encodes these proteins:
- a CDS encoding acyl carrier protein; amino-acid sequence: MTQEMQFKTIAAQYCGVKPEDMTNDMRFREDLGFSSLDFMSFLGELEDTFDVELEEEEVVKILTVAEALALLEKLQEE
- a CDS encoding AMP-dependent synthetase/ligase, with the translated sequence MLIRDIIEESGKKYAGITAIKWLKKKEIMEMSYRELLENAAAVRRGLLAEGFAGAHLALIGSSSAEWVESYLGIITGNTVAVPLDANLPGEDLVDLLNRSDAAGLFLSTKQKGLLGQILDECPKLKKIWMLEDAVEPGNASGAEVTSLADLKAAGAGSVADADRPDPESIATIIFTSGTTGKSKGVMLTQKNLAENVKSVQYTAEPGSVLLSVLPIHHAFCLVMDWLKGFSLGTTVCINDSLLHMVKNMGVFQPQVMLMVPLMVETIYKRLAGADASIPKQMVAKAVFGGRLHTIFTGGAHLDPYYIDRFAEYGVEVLEGYGMSECSPVISSNTPEDHKKGSVGRPLPNVELSFDNGEILVRGSSVMKGYYQMPQETADTLKDGWLHTGDKGYLDEDGFLFINGRVKNLIILSNGENISPEEIENKLALGALVGEVIVTGENNGLTARIYPDPDVVAAKGMDAEAVQTELQAFLDQYNKTQPSYRQITGLVVRKNPFIKSATRKIKRQEVLVDEPCA
- a CDS encoding condensation domain-containing protein; the encoded protein is MREYYPLTAAQKMHYNWIRKYRTQQVSGVSVVASLKSPLDFGLLKKCIQLETERYGCMRVRFTAPDEKGGIKQYIVDRDTRDIPMKDLSGMSMAEADNLMQQWAYETFDGDDIPLCDVTMLKLPDGYNGFFIHMDHRLIDSCGLVVMINDLMQLYTHYRFGSAYPQDLADYETVLAKDLKRANNEKRFAKDKKFWDDQLNALGEPLYSDIQGPSVLEAARKRHKNPMLRAADIELDNLFVEVKDYRLEPEPTKNLIDFCMNHQLSMTNLLLLGIRTYLSKVNNGQEDITIENFISRRSTHDEWTSGGSRTIMFPCRTVISPETDFLSAAYEIQNVQNRIYMHSNYDPALIEEEMRRRYHTPENTTYESCYLTYQPMPVQMDNPHLAGISQHAKWFANGAATKKMYLTVSHTPDGGMNFSYHYQTAQLCEHDMELLYYYMMRILFKGIAEPDMSIGEIMELV